The stretch of DNA CATTAGATGTTTTATTTGGTGAATTAAAAAGTCGCTTCAAGTGAAGTTATAGTTTTTTAGTTTATCCACACATTTTCCCAAGTATTGGAAACTAGTTGGTTCTAAAGTCATATATAAGATAACTGTATTGTTTAGAtcatttgaaatctttATTAAAAGACTTCCTTGGGTGTAAACtccaaatatcaaatttctGATTCACTTTCGATATTAGGTCCAGTTATGGTAATGCAATTGCAacattaattaaatatgGTTTTTTCAGCAgttgattgttgatgttgtagATCTCATTTAACTTTTGAATGATTTAGCTTATAAGCTTATCCAACTctaaacaatcaaatcaagTTGAAGGGACAACCAAATTCTAGTTTAATTACATAGAGCGTtatctttatatttttttaagtTGTGATTCATTGAACTCAGTCCAGAGATCAAACAGTTATGGAATCGTAAAAATCATTAAGAATCATTAGGGGTCGTGTGTATTGTTTAAACTTTATGTATGGTGATGAAAAAGTGGAGAACGTTAATTTAAGAGTTTGAACGTTACCATTTAATCAATGCATACATATCAGCAAATCTGACTCTCTGGTTAAATACCATTGgatacaaaacaaaaatattcaacTAGGTTATATAAAAGGAATAAAGAATTATATTGGATTGAACTTGTTGGTGTCCAATTCTagttgaattgatttttttttgctaaCTTTTCGCTCGAAGACGAtaccaaaaataattaaaatatttttcccGCTATCCACCTCTTTTTTATTGCagtaattaatttatatgtttcttttctaaaGTAAAGTGAAACATTTAAATTTACCTTATTGAAACCTTAACATTAAAACTTTAGTTAAAATGTAACGTTATTGTGCTTATCGGCTTTCTCAATATCTATCGAGGTTACATTTTAAATTGATCTTGTAAGTCTTTGAAACATGCACTTTTACACTCTAATATCTTCATAGGCATTTCAAAGCCAAGATACTTTCCTTTATTTTAATACCTGAAATGTGCCTTTTCAATGCCCTATATTATCCAAGACAAGTTGCTGATCTATGATCTTTGATCCGCCTtgcaaaagaaatttgggactaagaataaaaatacaacaaccaaatataacacaacaaaaagaaaaacaaaatagaaacaattttccagctaataatatttcaatgGATATTTTTTCTCATAATcttattttaatttatttgaattgaatagtATTATATTACTTAGTcgtttctttattttttatctCGTTAAGGttgcttttcttttattatttttcggttttctttttctgcATAATTTCGTGACATGATACgcaaattttgaattctaAGCCAATTGCTGTAATTCGTAGTTCTTAAGAGAAAGCAAATTATTTGCGTTTTACTATTAGTTTATGCAAGTGCACTCCGAGATTATAGTACTTGCCTATACGGAGATGTACTGCCAGCACTGCATGTTTGCGACACATTtattttagattttttttttttttttttcgcagTAATTTCAAATCGTAGTTGTTGTCAAGTATCACAAAAATATCACCATAACGGGAAGAGTTGCCTCCCatgatgataatggtaAAGACTAGCCACTGTTTTGGCATTTTAAAGGTTTATGTTGATGGAGACTATTATTTGACAAGAAAATACTAACCATTCCCTAGAGAATTTTGCTGGCAATAACAGTAGAAATTTCAGTAAAACAATAGAAATTACCAAGTTGCTATTTTATGCACAAAATTGATGGTTATTCCAAGTTTTCGTCtttgaaattcaattttcaaatgagTAAAGTCCACTGTATATTGGTGAAGAGCTGTTAGTTTAGTGACCTGTAATTATAAGTTATCTACAGGTGTACCTTTTATCAAATGAAGCAAAACAACCAACTTTAATCTTGTTGTCAATTACTGTTTGGTGAATCAATGTAGTAATTAATGAAGCGAAATGGTTACAATGACAGCTCATGATACAAATGAATGATAGAGATTACTTATAACATGACATATATTTGCCAAATAAAACTTTAATTTGTGACATTTGTGCATTTccgaaaaagaaattaagcTTAAATGACAAGTTAATTGTTAGGTCCAAATGACGCAATTCAAACGGATATGAATTAAACCATTTAATGGAATTTTAGAAATTTCACTTGACCAACTAATTATCTCAAGAAGTTACTGACATCACTACTTTGATActattgtttcttttcaaataataccATTCAATGTTGTCTTTGTTTTGACCAACCTCcttaatttcttttattgttcacaataaaaagaaagctcATTTTATCTTTacataaaataaaaaaaaatggcaaTTATGAAAGGAGTAGaagattgaaaaacaatagaaactcaaaaaaagaaccttgttatattttatcttcattaatGTATAGAACTACtaatacaaataataaaatgacAACCTTCTCTGTTCCAAAGTGTATCACTTCATTATACTTTTAACAATATATTCTATTATAAAGTTTTACCTTTGACAGAAATAATTATTGTGGTTGTTCTTTTCGCATCTTGCAGAATTTAACGGAATCGTGCATGGCTGGTGCGTGCCACCGAAAacagaattttttttttagtgtGAGTTGAGTTGAGTTGTAAAATTCTGTTAAAAATCTCattcaacaaacaaaagCCAAATAATTTCGAGAtctaaaataaaaaaaagttacTCGGGAACTTAAACGAATAAACCAACCAGCCAATCTCTATTGTTTAGATATACATTAGACAATGGCTAGAGTATGGGCAATAAGCATAACACTCATCCTCCCCGAATAAACAATACAGTATACatgagaaaaaaaagatctATTTCCTATTTTTgttaaattgaaacttAATTAGGTAAATTACCATAGTTATGAAAATGTTACAAAAGCGAGAACTTGAAAGGCACAACCgcctaaaaaaaattattaggcctttgaaattattttgattgcGAAAAATAAATCGAAACATAATTGAAACCAACTCAAGACAATGATATTCACAATGACAGCTTTCCATGATGTTACGGAATAAATGGAACtatagtaataataatattagttggctattcatttttttttcttggttgtGTTTTTAAGGACTTAAACAGTAAAGAATTACAATATATAAATGGTGACATGTTTTcccaataatattattatcttcattaaaaacttttttgaaaaatatttcaagttgtcaaatattattttcatcaaacaagaaaaaacagTCCGTGCTATCATTTATATCCGACCAACGTTCCCTAGATATCCTAGAAATTCTTATATTATACCTACCGCCTTTTTTACCTGCTTTTCCGGGAATAATCATAAGATATatttttgaacaaaattTCTTATATATAATAGAGAATTATAAACCATATTGCTGCTATTCACCAAGTGTTCTTTGCTTTacattctttttctttaattaaCTTCTAttcattttccaattttaattgatacCCCCTtacttttgttttttctatttaattcaatttaattcCCACCAATGCTATACTTGTTAActatattttcattattattacctGCTTTAGCTATTAATGCTAGAAGTAACTCCAATGTTGCTGTTTATTGGGGACAAAACTCTGGTGGTTCCCAACAACGATTGTCTTATTATTGTGATTCCGATGCTGTTGATATTGTGATTCTTTCATTTATGCATCAATTTCCTTCaccaattcaattgaattttgcTAATGCTTGTGAAGGTACTTATACTGCCAATGGTATTTTACAATGTCAAACAATAGCTGAAGATATCAAATATTGTCAAAATAAGGGCAAGACCATATTACTTTCATTAGGTGGTGCTGCTGGATCTTATGGATTTAGTGATGATGCCACTGCCAAACAATTTGCTCATACTCTTTGGGATTTATTTGGTAACAGTAAAAATTTAGCTACTAATGATCGTCCATTTTATGATGCTGTATTAGatggatttgattttgatattgaaaataattggTCAACTGGTTATCCAGCATTAGCAACTGAATTAAGAACTCTTTTCCAAAAAGATACTTCcaagaattattatctCGGTGCTGCTCCTCAATGTCCTTATCCCGATGCTTCTGTTGGTccattattgaaacaaagtgaaattgattttgtttttattcaattttacaaCAACTATTGTAATTTAGGATCTTCATCTTTCAATTGGGATACTTGGTTAAATTATGCTGAAACTGATTCTCCAAATAAAAACattaaattgtttgttggtGTACCTGCTTCTTCTAGAGCCGCTGGATCAGGTTATAATGACCCTAGTGCCGTGTCTCAATATTTGACAAGTGATATTTTAAACAGCAAGTATTTTGGCGGTATTTCAATGTGGGATGTTTCAGCTGGTTGGAGCAATACCAATTCAAATGGGAACtttgttgaaaatatgAAAGCCATTGTTAAGAAAGCTTCACCAGGAGAAGAaacaacttcttcttctaccaccactaccaccactactacttcaacaacaatttctaGTAGTTCTTCCAGCAGTAAAACTAGTAAAACTAGTACTACTAGTACTACTAGTTCTTCCATCAGTTCTACCACCAGTTCTACCACTAGTTCCACAAGCAGTTCTTCCACCAGTTCTTCCACCAGTTCAACCACTTCTTCATCTACCACCTCATCACAAATTTCTACTACCTCCACAGCACCAACTTCGTCGACAAgtttatcttcttcaacaataaGTACCAGTGCTTCCACTAGTGATACCACTAGTGTTACATCCAGCGAGACAACCCCAGTTGTTACACCATCTTCTTTGTCAAGTGCTATTACCATTCCAGGTGATTCAACTACCACTGGTATTTCCAAATCCAGTTCAACTAAACCTGCCACTTCTACCACCAGTGCCTTATCATCTCTGACTACTACTGTTGCTACTATTCCAGATGAcaaagaaattattaataccCCAACTGATACTGAAACTACATCAAAACCACCTGCTATCATCACTGAATCAGATGCTACTACTATCACTCAAAATTTAACTCCATCAActacaacaaaaaatgtaaagacaacatcaacaaacaTTGTAACGGAATGGGTATGGGCTCCAACTACTCTTCGCACCCTTACAACGActtatcaaatattgacAACTAGAACACATATTGAAACAGTTTTTGCTGAACCAAGTACAGTGGTTATCTATAATTAGTATCCCCGGTTCTATTCTGTATGTCTAGATTTTTATGATTgtttttgtattattaatgTGATTGTTCGTTGTTTTGTTTCGTCTTGTTTCGTTTTCAAACTTTAGTTCTGAGTGAATAATATGTTATTTACCATTTTATAGTacactttttctttatatacatatatatgTGTAGTTTTTATTagtattgttgttctttttttaattatgaATGAATTTGTTATATACTATATTTCAATCTATAAACagaattaatttcaatttttgttcCATATTTAAACCAGATAATAATTTCCTTGCTTGTCGATTCATATAaactaatttcaaatcaccACCTTTCCAAGAAtccaaattgaaaaaagaatcaCCACtataatcattatcattatcatcattatcttgGTTTCGGGTAATTTTTACAGAATTATTAGTTAATGGAGATATCATAAAATGGATAATTGCATGATTCGTAGTATCTAATTGAACAACAGCTTGTGGAGTACATGGATAAGGAGTAACAATAAACAtaaatgttgattttttattaaatttatgGAAATCTAATATTCCAGACAATTCACGAATTATTTTTGCATCCGGTTTCTTCTTAACATTTTTACATTGAATTAATACTTGaatatcattaattaatgatatGGGATTAGAAgcaatattgaattttgattcttgactatattttaatattgattttgatgaaagTTTTATAGGTTTGGTGTCATATTCATATTCACGTTCTTGTTCATTATAGAATGGGGATAAATTCCATTTCCCTATTATATCAACTCCATTATCATATGCACCACCATTTTTAATCAAGTTTTCACAATTGAGATATTTCTCGAAGAATGCCTTAACGTGTAGTTCGTATAATGTTCCTCGGAAAACTGTTGATCCCGTGTTTATGGAATTCTTTGAACAATAAGAAAGATATTGTTGACAATCTTGAATAGCTGAAAATTTTAAGCCTCGGAGTGAAGTTGTTGATAGTGAGTTATTAAGAATGATATATATAGGTTGTCGTAGTATTGAGATCATAGTAAGATTTATAGTTGGTGATCTATAATAACCtaaacatcatcatcactgCAAAAgttggtgaaaaaaaaattacgcacaacaacaaacgCGCACATCACCCCTAATGGGAAtggacaaaaaaaaaaatgtcgGCTTTGGCTTTCAAAACTCAACTCATGAGTATTTGGCAAACCACTTCAAGCTCCATCAAATGTTCATACCCGGATTTCTAACATTACTACTTACTATTTTGGCATCAGTAGAAGCCAAAAAGatcaatttatatataaaacCAATTGATTCTCCTTCCAAAGGTGATTCAATAGGATTCATAAACGATGATTCAGTATACTTGATAGATTCTACAACAACTTTACAACCTGATCAATTCTATTGTGTGGGAACCAAAGACCTTGACAATCATGAATGTTTTACCCTTATCAATGGTGTTGAATCATTAAATGGCACTGTTATTGATGCCTTTATGGATGAAAATGGGGTTACGATATCACgattatcattaaattttgatgaatcttataataataaatcaaaattaagaaaacACAAGTTTACTACATCACCAATTCCTAATTTGAATCCTGATTCATTAAAGAAACAAAGACAAAAACAAGGAAATAAAGGTGGTCAaggaaataataaacaagttgaaattatcaaacagaaaaaattggtgaaaTATATCGATGATGATGGGAATGAAGCTGAAAAGGagattgaagaagaaattgtaGTTGAAGTCGATAACAGATCTTGGGTACAAAAGAATTGGATGTATATAGTGccaccattattattgtttttgattgttggCGGTGGTGATCAACCCCAACAGTAGAAGAGTTATACATAGGTAAGCTAAGAGaatgaaaatataaatactaATAAGTGAAGTTAGAGTTTGAAAGTgttgtagtagtaatagtaaaAGTGGAAATCTCACTCCAATGACTTTTTGGTATGTAAGTAACAAATTGGTAGGTGAAGGTCGTGTAATTGTGTGGTCAAATCTATTAACGAATCAGAGATATGGAATTGTTAATGGACTGCACATAGTCGTGCACTgttgtatattttttttcactccATTCAAATACTAAGAGACATAgacaagtttttttttttttaaccgACCCAATTGGAATACAGCAAATTATTCTTCtcataaaaaaaaccagaaaggaaaaattaataaaaaaaacttcaataattaaaaaaatttacagatttattgaaaaacccaatcatcatcaacaacaactccTTCTTTGTAATTACAACATACTATTCTCCCTTATCCCATAACATATTCTATCAAAAATACTTTAACCCACCTAATTTTCCCACGACTCCCTTATTACAAATCACtatcaataaataactTTCCCACATTTTGTAATGAATTCTATAAAATCACATATATTAAGATCATCAAAACGT from Candida albicans SC5314 chromosome R, complete sequence encodes:
- a CDS encoding uncharacterized protein (Ortholog(s) have mitochondrion localization) translates to MISILRQPIYIILNNSLSTTSLRGLKFSAIQDCQQYLSYCSKNSINTGSTVFRGTLYELHVKAFFEKYLNCENLIKNGGAYDNGVDIIGKWNLSPFYNEQEREYEYDTKPIKLSSKSILKYSQESKFNIASNPISLINDIQVLIQCKNVKKKPDAKIIRELSGILDFHKFNKKSTFMFIVTPYPCTPQAVVQLDTTNHAIIHFMISPLTNNSVKITRNQDNDDNDNDYSGDSFFNLDSWKGGDLKLVYMNRQARKLLSGLNMEQKLKLISFID
- the CHT3 gene encoding Cht3p (Major chitinase; secreted; functional homolog of S. cerevisiae Cts1p; 4 N-glycosylation motifs; possible O-mannosylation; putative signal peptide; hyphal-repressed; farnesol upregulated in biofilm; regulated by Efg1p, Cyr1p, Ras1p), translating into MLYLLTIFSLLLPALAINARSNSNVAVYWGQNSGGSQQRLSYYCDSDAVDIVILSFMHQFPSPIQLNFANACEGTYTANGILQCQTIAEDIKYCQNKGKTILLSLGGAAGSYGFSDDATAKQFAHTLWDLFGNSKNLATNDRPFYDAVLDGFDFDIENNWSTGYPALATELRTLFQKDTSKNYYLGAAPQCPYPDASVGPLLKQSEIDFVFIQFYNNYCNLGSSSFNWDTWLNYAETDSPNKNIKLFVGVPASSRAAGSGYNDPSAVSQYLTSDILNSKYFGGISMWDVSAGWSNTNSNGNFVENMKAIVKKASPGEETTSSSTTTTTTTTSTTISSSSSSSKTSKTSTTSTTSSSISSTTSSTTSSTSSSSTSSSTSSTTSSSTTSSQISTTSTAPTSSTSLSSSTISTSASTSDTTSVTSSETTPVVTPSSLSSAITIPGDSTTTGISKSSSTKPATSTTSALSSSTTTVATIPDDKEIINTPTDTETTSKPPAIITESDATTITQNLTPSTTTKNVKTTSTNIVTEWVWAPTTLRTLTTTYQILTTRTHIETVFAEPSTVVIYN
- a CDS encoding uncharacterized protein (Protein of unknown function; Hap43-repressed gene; transcript induced by elevated CO2), coding for MGMDKKKNVGFGFQNSTHEYLANHFKLHQMFIPGFLTLLLTILASVEAKKINLYIKPIDSPSKGDSIGFINDDSVYLIDSTTTLQPDQFYCVGTKDLDNHECFTLINGVESLNGTVIDAFMDENGVTISRLSLNFDESYNNKSKLRKHKFTTSPIPNLNPDSLKKQRQKQGNKGGQGNNKQVEIIKQKKLVKYIDDDGNEAEKEIEEEIVVEVDNRSWVQKNWMYIVPPLLLFLIVGGGDQPQQ